DNA from Petroclostridium xylanilyticum:
TTCTGATTTCAAAGCCTCTGCCACTCTCCACTCCACACCATCATAGCCAAATTCCTTAAGCTTTATAACCGTTTCCTCCAGGTTGTAGTCCGGAGTACCTACTGTAAAAACTGAAAATTTCATATGATTTCATCCTCCCACCTAGTTTATTAGACAATTGCAGAATCATCAACCTGTTGCATATCAACACTTAACTCATCACTCAACTGACTTTCTGTAGAGGAGAACCCATCGGATTGGTTCATATATTCCGTTAGCTGGTATTGTGCACCAGTCCCCGCGGGCCGCCGCTACAAATAACTCAATCATTTTATGCCATTATGCAATCACCAAGGTTGTTCAAAAGAGTATTTTTGATTTGTTGCCGACGAGCGGTATATCCCCTCAATCATTTTAAGTGATACCATGCTTTCTTCAACTGTAATATATCCTTCACCTCGCTGTTCAACTATACATTGATAAAAATGCTCTATCAGCTTCTTATGACTACCGCCCCAGTAATCTTTGTATCCTGTTTGGTAACGGTTACCGGTCAGCCACTCTTTTTTTCCATCATGTATCATGTAAAGTCCGTCATCATCCACTTTTAATAAGCCTTTCTCACAATGCACCTCAAGCTCTACAGGTGAATTTGCAGTATAGCAGTTGGTAGCATAAAATAGCCCTACTGCCCCATTTTTAAAGTATATTGTCGCATCGGCAGTATCTTCTACCTCTATTACTCCCTGAAGCACACGGGTATCTACATTACCTTTTATTGCCTCCACTTCACCTGCCAGCAGCTGCATAAGATCCAGTGTATGGATGGCCTGGTTAATGAGGACGCCTCCACCCTCAGTTTCAAAGCTCCCTCTCCATCCACTTTGTGTATAG
Protein-coding regions in this window:
- a CDS encoding Gfo/Idh/MocA family protein; its protein translation is MDKTLNAAIIGCGAIFKVHADAIRDSSYAQLVSAVDIDEQKARAATLEYECSFYTDYRELLKNEKIDVVHICTPHYLHAPMAIDAVRAGKHVLVEKPVAINLEQAQEMAAEAKRNNVYIGVCFQNRYNDTTIRAKEILQKGLLGKIRGVKGIVTWHRNEDYYTQSGWRGSFETEGGGVLINQAIHTLDLMQLLAGEVEAIKGNVDTRVLQGVIEVEDTADATIYFKNGAVGLFYATNCYTANSPVELEVHCEKGLLKVDDDGLYMIHDGKKEWLTGNRYQTGYKDYWGGSHKKLIEHFYQCIVEQRGEGYITVEESMVSLKMIEGIYRSSATNQKYSFEQPW